The Montipora capricornis isolate CH-2021 chromosome 3, ASM3666992v2, whole genome shotgun sequence genome includes the window TCTTCATACCTTGAAAACACAACTTGGCCCTTGGTAACACCATCAGATCCAGTGATGATTGTGCCACTGGCCTGCCCATCAATTGTATGTTCAGTTTTGTTCTGAAGGTGCTTcagaaacattttaaattcaTGTAACTTCTCAAAGTCACCCTATGAATACAATAAAACATATCTGTTAGTTTATCACCAGAATGGCTAAAGATGAATTATGCTTTAAAAGTACAAATTGCATTGTTGCTGAGAGAAGCATAAAAATGAgagtataaaaattaaaatccacatGATTGAAACACTATGAAATCATTTACTATTTTTACAATAAATGTAGGTGCATCAAGCTAACTATTCAGGCTATAAGTGCAACAGTAGACTTGTGACTCAGCTGTTTAAAACTATAACAAGATGCCTGCTGGTGTTAAAGTGAATGCATTAAATTGATTCTTGGTTCTTGGTTTAAATGcaagtaaaatataaaatagGTTACTATTCAATGaaataaagtcaagaaattgagaaGAATATTAGACAAGCATCATGTCCAAGCTTCATGGCTGAGTGATCCCACATACTTGAGTTCTTTGGCAAAAATTATGTACCACAAAATTGTAGACCTTAGTGTGGGATCTCCAACCTTTGGCTATCTAAAAAACTTTCTGCTCTAACTGGACCACCAAACATTCATATAGACACTTCTCCtataaacatttctattatGAGCCTGACAACATTAAGTGCAGTAAATGAAGGGCACTGTGCTGCCTTTATTCAGACATTGCACCTGCATGAATTTGCACTCAAGTGGAAACTAAAGTTTAATGATAAAATTGCCTGCTGTAAGCCAATCAAGACAGAGTGTAACTTCTCCAGGGTGACAATTAAAGAACATAATAATTTCatgtaatgtaaaaaaaaaataattatgcaatcATGAGCTTTACCCTAAACCGTAGAAGCCTCTCTGAACAAACACTGTCCCCAAATTTATTTGCCGCCTCCTCCCAGCTcttcaattgaaaaaaattcacaatgGCCTCTAATGCACTTGTGAAAGGGATCTAACATTGTGAGCCTCCTGCTTGAGCTCTTTGAGACTTATTTCCTTCTCTTTCACCTACATGTAAAAGGTAAGGGACCAAGTTATAGATAATTCAGtgatttaaaatttcaattttagatgACTAAAACTACCAAAATTATCCACCAAATGGGCAAGTGCAACAGTCGAACTATGATTATGTGGACTCAGGGGAAACTGGGCTGAATAGTATCCAAACAATCGAAAATATGAACATTAATGAAccaagaataaaactgaataactTAGAGGAAGAATGAAACACACTTACAAGTAATCATAATATTTGCTTGcaatattattcattattcactACAAGTATTTACAACAATTAAAGTCATCCAAAACCATTTTACATAAGCCTAAAATGCTTCAGGAGGTGGGGACAGGAAGGCTTACCATATTTTCATGACAGCAGCTTGAACTTTCGTCACATATCAACTGGGTACATTGTAAATTATAGTATTCAAAGAACACTACGGGGGAAATAACCGTAAACACTGACTAAAATTAAATAAGACTGTTCACCTTTCTTAACAAATAGAGCCTTTGTTCATCACTTAGACTACAGAGTGGCTTCATGTGCCATTGCTTCAGACTGACAACTTCCCGTATGACTTCTCCTGCACTGACTTTTTGGTCTTTGAGGCTCCCTTTCTCGCACAATGAATTCACCTCCTGAAATTCTTTCCACACATCTTTACCAACTCTAGCCATAGCAAACACTTCACTTAATCCTTTCTTCTGTAatgtaattttaagaaaacaaaaccaaatcaaGTTATTAGAAGgcaaaagagaaataatttaATGTAACACTCACAACATCATAATCATTGtgaatttcaaataattataatgTTGAATGTGTGCATTGTGTGCTACTTCAGTGCCTGTGCTGTAAAAAGTTTGAACTCAAGTGTACCGCTAGTTCTCGTCATGCAGCAATCACTTTGTTAAACAAGTTACAAAGAACTGTCAGTAAATAACAGTTAAATAACAACTGATATTCAATCTAAGGCTCCAACTTTGAAACTAATAATAACTTGCAACTGCTCACAATTAATGAAAGCTATGATAATTATGTACAATTATTAAGAAGAACACAAGACGTTTTTAGATTGTAACATACCTCTTTACGCAATATACGAGAACAGTCATCCCTCCATGATAGGCTTGGATTTGGTGGATCACCAGAAACATCTGCACATCCAAACAATTGCATGCGACATCGTTCAACCTGTATCAAATGAAAACATAATATATTGtttttatatctcaaaaatatGAATGCAAAAATGTCACTCAAAACAGatcaaaagacaaaataaaaccaaCACAGTAGTGACTACCATAAAACCTACAGTCAGCTCACATAGTAGAATATTAAACAACGGCTGCTCTAATATTTGTTACTTTAATTTGCTTCCAGTAGCGGATGCCAACCCCTGCATAGTGATTTGTGTTAACTGCCTATTATTTAAACTGGCAAATAGAGTTTGATAATAGCCACAGGACAATATCCAAACAAGGTactctttcctttttccttgtgCAGCCAGCACTTTCAGAACCGAATTACAGCCTCCACAACTCCATTGCAACCACCCaccccccacaaaaaaaaaaaacatttaaatatTTAAATGCACACACATATTTAGAACTATAAATGTGCAGTTAGagtttgaaagttttgaaagttttcaaaaccATAGCCCGCCAAGATACTTACATTTTTCGAAGGACCGCTTGTGCTTATGGGAGGGCACAAACCAACGATAGTATAacaaggaatatttttccttgaaatgtaaatgctaaccatgatccatgatgctaaccaacgatctctcatgaagagataggatttgaatcaaagcagtgtccatttctgttaagaaaGTGTAAGTGGCACATAAAGATACCTTTCATCTCAACTTTGGCCTAGCAttgtaaggaaatattttgaggctTAGGTGCCCGAGGTCTTCAGTACGGTCCTAGACCATCACGTGACCtacttttcataaaattgtggaaaaagcatgtcaaaaatataaaaatggcCACGTTTGAGGCCCCTGGCATTAAAGAATGACTTTTATGACggtttaaatttttaaaaaaatgagaagATTTGTATTGAAAAAGTT containing:
- the LOC138041530 gene encoding uncharacterized protein, yielding MRDRWLASWIMVSIYISRKNIPCYTIVGLCPPISTSGPSKNVERCRMQLFGCADVSGDPPNPSLSWRDDCSRILRKEKKGLSEVFAMARVGKDVWKEFQEVNSLCEKGSLKDQKVSAGEVIREVVSLKQWHMKPLCSLSDEQRLYLLRKVKEKEISLKELKQEAHNVRSLSQVH